From Stenotrophomonas sp. SAU14A_NAIMI4_8:
CCGGTGTCGATCAGCGCCGACAGCTACTACAACCCGTTCGGCAACCAGGCCAATCCGGGTGCCGGCCTGGCGCTGGACAACTGGTTCCGCCGCACGATTGAAATCCCGCGTATTTCGCAGAACAACGTGAAGTCGTACCACTTCGACGGCGCGCTGGAAGGTGCCTTCGACGTCGGCGACCACGGCTGGAACTGGGACGTGGGCATGAACTACAACAAGTTCGATGTCACCCAGATCGGCACCGGCAACGTCAACCTGCTGGCACTGGAAAAGGCCCTGGGCCCGTCGTTCCTGAACTCGCAGGGCGTCGTGCAGTGCGGTACCGCTGCCAACCCGATCGCGCTGGGCACCAGCCTGGCCGCTGGCCAGTGCACCCCGTTCAACATCCTGGGCGGCCCGTCGGCCTCCACTGCTGATGCCCTGCAGTACATCAACACCATCAGCCAGGCCACCCAGCAGAGCGTCAGCAAGCAGTACTTCGCCAACATCACCGGCGGCCTGTTCAACATGCCGGGCGACGCGGGCGAGTTCGCTTTCGCGGCCGGTATCGAACACCGTACCGTTGATGGCTACGACTATCCGGACCAGCTGTCCGCTGCCGGCTACACCACCGATCTGGCTGCCGGCGCAACCCGCGGCAAGTACAAGACCGACGAAGTGTATCTGGAGCTGATGATTCCGGTGCTGAAGGACGTGCCGGGTGCGAAGGAGCTGTCGTTCGACATCGCCAGCCGCTACTCCGATTACGACCGCTTCGGCGACACCACCAACAGCAAGTTCAGCCTGACCTGGAAGCCGGTTGAAGACCTGCTGGTCCGCGCGACCTACGGCAAGGGCTTCCGCGCCCCGACCCTGGACGACACCTTCGGTGGCGGCTCGCAGACCTTCGACTACTTCACCGATCCGTGCGATGCCCTGCTGGGTATCCGTACCGGCAACGCCACGGCCGCGGCACGCTGCAACGCCGAAGGGCTGGGCGCCAACTTCCGCCAGCAGGACAGCGCCGGCGCACCGGTCGAAGCCCGCGAAAGCCAGAGCATCGCGCCGTTCCAGGCCGGTGTGGGTAACGCCGAGCTGGAACCGGAATACAGCAAGACCCGCACCGTGGGCTTCGTGTTCAGCCCGCGCTGGGTGCAGGGCCTGGACTTCTCGCTGGACTGGTACAAGATCACCATCAACAACGTGATCACCGCCGTGTCGGCCACCTACGTCCTGCAGCAGTGCTACAACGGTGTGGATTCGTTCTGTAACTACACCCGCGACGCTGCATCGGGCCAGGTCGTGGCACTGAGCCGCGGTAACGCCAACCTGGGTGTGCTGGAAACCGAAGGCTACAACTTCGGCGCCAACTACCGCCTGCCGGAAATGAGCATCGGCCAGTTCTCGGTGCACCTGGACGCCAACTACCTGTCGGCCTACCGTTCCAAGAGCGATTCCACTGCCGATTGGGACAACTACGCCGGCTACTGGAACTTCCCGCGCGTGCGCGGCACCCTGGGCGTGAACTGGGCCAAGGGTGACCTGTCGGCGCAGTGGAACCTGCGCTACTACGGCGGCTACCGTGACTTCTGCTTCGACGGTTCGGCCGAAGAGTGCAACGACCCGACCTACCTGACCCCGAACGGCGGCTGGGGCGGCGGTGAAGGCGCCAACAAGAAGGGCTCGATCTCGTACCAGGACGTGTCGGTCAGCTGGGCGGCGCCGTGGAACGGCACCGTCACCGTCGGCGCGCGCAACATCTGGAACAAGACCCCGCCGCAGAGCTACTCGCAGACCAACAACAGCTCCGGTTCGATCGACCCGATGCTGGACTTCGACCGCTACGTGTTCATGCAGTACACGCAGCGCTTCTGATCGAGGCCTGTTCGTAGCGTAAAACACCAGGACGGGGCCCTTCGGGGCCCCGTTTCTGTTTCTGCGCCTCTTCGCTTCCGTTTTGCGCACGAACGCCCGCGCAATGAAAAAGGCCGCAGCAGTGCTGCGGCCTTTTGGCGTTGCGTTCGTCGCTGGTGCTGATCAACCGTTCGGAATCAGCGTCTCGATCAGGTGTTCGACATAGGCTTCGAAATCTTCGCGCGCCTGTTTGGGCTGCTGCAGCTGCAACGACAGCTGCAGGAAACCGACATAGGCCGCATACGCCAGCCGCGCACGGTGGCGGGCATCGGTGGAGCTCAGTCCGGCCTGGCGGAACGAGGCGACCAGATAGTCCAGTCGACGCTGCGAAACGCGGTCGATCACCGGTCGCACCATCGGGTGGTCCAGTGCCTTCAGCAGCTCGCTGTAGATGATGTGCGGCTGCACTTCATGGGCCACCATCTGGAACAGCTGGCGCAGGCGTGCACGTGGGTCGGGCACGTCTTCCAGGCTGCCGAACACCTGTTCCTGCTCGAACAGTTCCCAGCGTTCCAGCGCGGCCTGCAGCAGCGCATCGCGCGAAGGGAAGTGCCAGTAGAAACTGCCCTTGGTGACACCCAGGCGGCGCGCCAGCGGTTCGACCGCGACGGCGCCCACCCCTTGTTCAGCAATCAGGTCGAGGGCCGCCTGGGCCCAGTCTTCGGCACTCAGGCGGCTGTTGCGGCCGGCGCGCGATTCGCCGGCGGAAGTGTCAGGTTGATTCATGGGCTGATTTAACCATACGCCGGGGTTCGTTGCAGTATGCCGTTGCGCTGGAAACCGTCGTAACCCTTGCGGCGCGGCTTCCGCAGTGCACCATACCGGGCAGTATTGACTTCCTCCACGGCCCATCCATACTATCAAGTATGGTTACCCCTGCTGCCGCTGCTGTATTCACCGATCTGCGCCTGGAAGCGGCCCATGGCGCGCACCTGGCTGCCACGGCCAACCAGGCCGGGCGACGCGGACACGTGCTGTTCGCGCACGGCTTTGGCCAGACCCGGCACGCCTGGAATGCGACCGCCCGCGCCCTGTCCGTCGCCGGCCTGCAGACCCTGGCCTACGATGCGCGCGGCCATGGCGATTCGGACTGGAATGCGGCCGACCTGCCCTACCACGGCGAGCAGTTCGCCGATGACCTGATCGTGCTGGCCGGCGAACAGCCGCGACCGCCGGTGCTGGTGGCCGCCTCCATGGGTGGCCTGTTCGGCCTGCTGGCCGAAGCGCGCTGGCCGGGCCTGTTCTCGGCGATGGTGCTGGTGGACATCACCCCGCGCTGGGACACCGCCGGAGTGGAACGCATCCTGGCCTTCATGACCGCCCACCCCGAGGGCTTCACTTCGCTGGCGCACGCTGCCGATGTGATTTCCGCCTACCTGCCGCACCGCCCGCGCAAATCCGAAGCGTCCCTGCAGGCACTGCTGCGCGAGGATGGCCACGGCCGCTGGCGCTGGCACTGGGACCCGCGCCTGGTGGCCGAGCTGGCCCGCGACAGCGAACAGCACCAGGGCGCACTGGCCGAGGCCGCGCGCCAGGTGAAGTGCCCGCTGCTGCTGGTCAGTGGCGGCCGCAGCGACCTGGTCACGCCGCAGACCGTGGCCGAATTCCTGGCATTGGCGCCGCACGCGCGCCACGTACAGTTGCCGCAGGCCACGCACATGGTCGCCGGTGATGACAACGACGCCTTTACCGCTACTGTGTTGGACTATCTGGACGTGTTGCCCGCAGCGGATGCTGCGGCTTCGTCCGCCACAAACGAGCACGTCACCGGAGCACGCTCATGAGCATCGTTCTTCCCTTCCTCGCCCTGCTGCTGGCAGGCGCGTTCGTCGCCTACCACCGCATGCGGCTGGTTACCTGGACGCTGATCAGCGTGGCCCTGCTGGCCATCTGCTGGTTCGTGCCCTACGTGAACCAGACCGCCACGATCGTGGCCGCCGCCGTGCTGGCCGTGATCGCCGTGCCGCTGCTGCTGCCGTTCATCCGCAAGCCGCTGCTGACCGGCCCGATGATGAAGGTGTTCCGCAAGGTGCTGCCGCCGCTGTCGCAGACCGAGCGCATCGCGCTGGAAACCGGCTCGGTCGGATTCGAGGGCGAGCTGTTCACCGGTGATCCGGACTGGAACATCCTGCTGAACTACCCCAAGCCGCAGCTGACCGCCGAAGAACAGGCCTTCCTGGATGGCCCGGTGGAAGAGCTGTGCACCATGGTCAACGACTGGGAAATCACCCATGTCCACGCTGACCTGCCGCCGGCACTGTGGGCCTTCATCAAGAAGAACAAGTTCTTCGGCATGATCATTCCGAAGGAGTACGGCGGCCTGGGCTTCTCCGCGCTGGCCCACCACAAGGTGATCCAGAAGCTGGCCTCGGTGTCTTCGGTGGTCAGCTCCACCGTGGGCGTGCCGAACTCGCTGGGCCCGGGTGAACTGCTGGTGCATTACGGCACCCAGGAACAGAAGGACCAGTACCTGCCGCGCCTGGCCGATGGCCGCGAAGTGCCCTGCTTCGGCCTGACCGGTCCGTTCGCCGGCTCCGATGCCACCTCGATTCCCGACTACGGCATCGTCTGCAAGGGCGAGTGGAACGGCGAGCAGGTGCTGGGCGTCAAGCTGACCTTCGACAAGCGCTACATCACCCTGGCCCCGGTCGCGTCGCTGATCGGCCTGGCCTTCCGCATGTACGACCCGGACGGTTTGATCGGCGATACCCGCGATATCGGCATCACCCTGGGCCTGCTGCCGCGCGACACCGCCGGCGTTGAGATCGGCCGTCGCCACTTCCCGCTGAACTCGACCTTCCAGAACGGTCCGATCAAGGGCAAGGACGTGTTCATTCCGCTCACCCAGCTGATTGGTGGTGCGGCCATGGCCGGCAAGGGCTGGAACATGCTCAACGAGTGCCTGGCCGTGGGCCGCTCGATCACCCTGCCCTCCACCGCCAGCGGCGGTGCCAAGGCCGGCGCGGCCGTCACCGGCGCGTACGCACGCATCCGCAAGCAGTTCGGCCTGTCGGTCGGCCGCTTCGAAGGCGTGGAAGAAGCGCTG
This genomic window contains:
- a CDS encoding alpha/beta hydrolase; the encoded protein is MVTPAAAAVFTDLRLEAAHGAHLAATANQAGRRGHVLFAHGFGQTRHAWNATARALSVAGLQTLAYDARGHGDSDWNAADLPYHGEQFADDLIVLAGEQPRPPVLVAASMGGLFGLLAEARWPGLFSAMVLVDITPRWDTAGVERILAFMTAHPEGFTSLAHAADVISAYLPHRPRKSEASLQALLREDGHGRWRWHWDPRLVAELARDSEQHQGALAEAARQVKCPLLLVSGGRSDLVTPQTVAEFLALAPHARHVQLPQATHMVAGDDNDAFTATVLDYLDVLPAADAAASSATNEHVTGARS
- a CDS encoding acyl-CoA dehydrogenase yields the protein MSIVLPFLALLLAGAFVAYHRMRLVTWTLISVALLAICWFVPYVNQTATIVAAAVLAVIAVPLLLPFIRKPLLTGPMMKVFRKVLPPLSQTERIALETGSVGFEGELFTGDPDWNILLNYPKPQLTAEEQAFLDGPVEELCTMVNDWEITHVHADLPPALWAFIKKNKFFGMIIPKEYGGLGFSALAHHKVIQKLASVSSVVSSTVGVPNSLGPGELLVHYGTQEQKDQYLPRLADGREVPCFGLTGPFAGSDATSIPDYGIVCKGEWNGEQVLGVKLTFDKRYITLAPVASLIGLAFRMYDPDGLIGDTRDIGITLGLLPRDTAGVEIGRRHFPLNSTFQNGPIKGKDVFIPLTQLIGGAAMAGKGWNMLNECLAVGRSITLPSTASGGAKAGAAVTGAYARIRKQFGLSVGRFEGVEEALARIGGKAYKISALSQATAAAVDRGDVPSVPSAIAKYHCTNMSREVISDMMDVIGGKGIILGPRNFAGRSWQAAPIAITVEGANIMTRSLLIFGQGAILCHPWVLKEMKAAQDPDTRAGLQDFDRSLFGHIRYGISNAVRSFWFGLTGARFGAAPGDAYTRRYFRKLDRYSANLALMADISMMTLGGKLKFKESLSGRLGDVLSHVYMTSAMLKRYHDEGAPQADQPLLAWAFHDSVHKIEESLSAALRNFPIRPIGWLMWALIFPLGRRAEAPGDRLSRRVAALLMAPNEARDRLASGVFLTPCENNPGGRINSYLSKAIMAEPVERKFLKALKSKGIEALDFKAQLDEAVAEGVITQDERSLLEELRTLTLDTITVDDFDTHELRAASYYDRQHKDPHSQAA
- a CDS encoding TonB-dependent receptor, whose translation is MNFKSNKLRDAVVIALVAGASTATAHAQEATSGATNLDRIQVTGSRIRSVDVETAQPIFTVSSEDIKKSGLVSVGDILQNLSVAGTQNFSKAAVLTSNPEQGGQYVNLYNLNENRTLVLVNGKRWTTSLAGYTDLSTIPSALIERIEVLKDGASAIYGSDAVAGVVNIIMRSNFEGAEFSGLIGQNGRGDGQKQSYSFTAGTTGENSSIIFGASYTKEDPVWAKDRELTRYTYGPRHIGAGLSATGPWGRFTDPRAAGTPGAGNYLDEDGNIVSAADGNWTPNMYVLNHTGTYDGVGVGAASNSLGNYHVGVTANDRFNSSQQMMLQQESETKSIFTSVSYDFNPNISFKSTVMYSERDSVRQVAGYPLSTGAQPTYPVSISADSYYNPFGNQANPGAGLALDNWFRRTIEIPRISQNNVKSYHFDGALEGAFDVGDHGWNWDVGMNYNKFDVTQIGTGNVNLLALEKALGPSFLNSQGVVQCGTAANPIALGTSLAAGQCTPFNILGGPSASTADALQYINTISQATQQSVSKQYFANITGGLFNMPGDAGEFAFAAGIEHRTVDGYDYPDQLSAAGYTTDLAAGATRGKYKTDEVYLELMIPVLKDVPGAKELSFDIASRYSDYDRFGDTTNSKFSLTWKPVEDLLVRATYGKGFRAPTLDDTFGGGSQTFDYFTDPCDALLGIRTGNATAAARCNAEGLGANFRQQDSAGAPVEARESQSIAPFQAGVGNAELEPEYSKTRTVGFVFSPRWVQGLDFSLDWYKITINNVITAVSATYVLQQCYNGVDSFCNYTRDAASGQVVALSRGNANLGVLETEGYNFGANYRLPEMSIGQFSVHLDANYLSAYRSKSDSTADWDNYAGYWNFPRVRGTLGVNWAKGDLSAQWNLRYYGGYRDFCFDGSAEECNDPTYLTPNGGWGGGEGANKKGSISYQDVSVSWAAPWNGTVTVGARNIWNKTPPQSYSQTNNSSGSIDPMLDFDRYVFMQYTQRF
- a CDS encoding TetR/AcrR family transcriptional regulator, with translation MNQPDTSAGESRAGRNSRLSAEDWAQAALDLIAEQGVGAVAVEPLARRLGVTKGSFYWHFPSRDALLQAALERWELFEQEQVFGSLEDVPDPRARLRQLFQMVAHEVQPHIIYSELLKALDHPMVRPVIDRVSQRRLDYLVASFRQAGLSSTDARHRARLAYAAYVGFLQLSLQLQQPKQAREDFEAYVEHLIETLIPNG